In Clostridium sporogenes, one genomic interval encodes:
- the thrB gene encoding homoserine kinase, with translation MIEVRVPATSANIGPGFDCLGVAVNMYNKFFVEEIEEGLIFEGCADKFKNEDNLIYVAMKKCFDKIGYKPTGLKIKIESDIPVSRGLGSSAACVVGGIVSANELAGRVLNKKELLDLAVEVEGHPDNVNPAFCGGMTVSISDNKEIIYSKVKVSEGIKFCALIPDFNLSTEKARAVLPKSIDYKDGIFNVGRTALMISALNNGDFHLIKYACKDKLHQDYRAKLIENFYSIKKQCEKLNSLGVFLSGAGPTIMVMLREEDKDFSINIKSYLGTLKNNWQVRELNIENFGTLVNNG, from the coding sequence ATGATAGAAGTTAGAGTACCTGCTACAAGTGCAAATATAGGACCAGGTTTTGATTGTTTAGGTGTAGCAGTAAATATGTATAATAAATTCTTTGTAGAAGAAATTGAAGAGGGACTTATTTTTGAAGGCTGTGCGGACAAATTTAAAAATGAGGACAACTTAATATATGTAGCTATGAAAAAGTGTTTTGATAAAATTGGATACAAACCTACTGGATTAAAGATAAAAATAGAAAGTGATATACCTGTGTCGCGGGGGCTTGGAAGTAGTGCTGCCTGCGTGGTAGGAGGTATAGTTTCTGCCAATGAATTAGCTGGTAGAGTTTTAAATAAAAAAGAACTTTTAGATTTAGCAGTGGAAGTGGAGGGCCATCCAGACAATGTAAATCCAGCCTTTTGTGGGGGGATGACTGTTTCCATATCTGACAATAAAGAGATAATTTATAGCAAAGTAAAGGTAAGTGAAGGCATCAAGTTTTGTGCACTTATACCAGATTTCAATTTATCTACAGAAAAGGCAAGGGCAGTGCTTCCTAAAAGTATAGATTATAAAGATGGAATATTTAATGTAGGAAGAACTGCACTTATGATTTCTGCATTAAACAATGGTGATTTTCATTTAATAAAATATGCTTGTAAGGATAAATTACATCAGGATTATAGAGCAAAACTTATAGAAAATTTTTATTCAATAAAAAAACAGTGTGAAAAACTAAATTCCTTAGGGGTGTTTTTAAGTGGGGCAGGTCCAACAATTATGGTTATGCTTAGAGAAGAGGATAAGGATTTTTCAATAAATATTAAGAGTTATTTAGGTACTTTAAAAAATAATTGGCAGGTTAGAGAACTTAACATAGAGAACTTTGGAACACTAGTAAATAATGGTTAA
- the thrC gene encoding threonine synthase: MFYKSTIGEEKNVKASEAIIRGIAEDGGLYVPEELPKIDKSFKELGNMNYKELAFYIMKKYFDDFNEKELKDCIDRAYDSKFGNPLIAPLNYKAGAYFLELYHGKTLAFKDMALSILPHLLKTSAKKMNITKNIVILTATSGDTGKAALEGFDSVEGTKIVVFYPKDGVSEIQKRQMVTQEGKNTFVVGIEGNFDDAQSGVKEIFNDREFNELLEGNGYIFSSANSINIGRLVPQIVYYVYSYVNLLKDKKVGEGESINIVVPTGNFGNILAAFYAKNMGVPVGKLICASNENKVLTDFINTGIYDRRRNFSVTNSPSMDILISSNLERFLYEISGRDSHLVRNLMTELKEKGKYEITEEMKKRLDILYGDFAGEDDTLKAIKKVYESSDYLIDTHTAVAYEVYEKYKNKTGDNRVTIIASTASPFKFPQSINEVLNIGHNNASDFELVNLFLDRLNLKLPKGLEGLEQKEICHKVTCKKDEMEKVIKNFLGI, from the coding sequence TTGTTTTATAAAAGTACCATAGGAGAAGAAAAAAATGTTAAAGCATCAGAGGCAATAATTAGAGGAATAGCTGAAGATGGAGGATTATATGTACCAGAAGAGCTTCCTAAAATAGATAAGAGTTTTAAAGAATTAGGAAACATGAATTATAAAGAATTAGCATTTTATATTATGAAAAAATACTTTGATGATTTTAATGAAAAGGAACTTAAGGATTGCATAGATAGAGCCTATGATAGTAAGTTTGGAAATCCTCTTATAGCACCATTAAATTATAAGGCAGGAGCATATTTTTTAGAGCTTTATCATGGGAAAACATTAGCTTTTAAGGATATGGCCTTAAGTATACTTCCTCACCTTTTAAAAACCTCAGCAAAAAAGATGAATATAACTAAAAATATAGTTATATTAACAGCTACTTCAGGAGATACTGGAAAAGCTGCTCTAGAGGGATTTGATAGTGTAGAGGGTACAAAGATAGTGGTGTTTTATCCTAAGGATGGGGTAAGTGAAATTCAAAAGAGGCAGATGGTTACACAAGAGGGAAAAAACACTTTTGTAGTAGGTATAGAGGGAAATTTTGATGACGCTCAAAGTGGAGTTAAGGAAATATTTAATGATAGGGAATTTAATGAATTATTAGAGGGAAATGGCTATATCTTTTCCTCTGCTAATTCTATAAATATAGGAAGACTAGTGCCTCAAATAGTATATTATGTTTATTCTTATGTAAACCTACTTAAAGACAAAAAAGTAGGGGAAGGAGAAAGTATAAATATAGTTGTTCCTACAGGGAATTTTGGTAACATTTTAGCGGCTTTTTATGCCAAGAACATGGGAGTACCAGTGGGAAAATTAATTTGTGCATCCAACGAAAACAAAGTATTAACAGACTTTATAAATACGGGAATATACGATAGAAGAAGAAATTTTTCTGTGACTAACTCTCCTTCTATGGATATTTTAATATCTAGTAATCTGGAAAGATTCTTGTATGAAATAAGTGGAAGAGATTCACATCTTGTAAGAAATCTTATGACAGAACTTAAAGAAAAGGGTAAATATGAGATAACAGAGGAAATGAAGAAAAGATTAGATATATTATATGGAGATTTTGCAGGTGAAGATGATACACTTAAAGCTATTAAAAAGGTTTATGAAAGTTCTGATTATCTTATAGATACTCATACTGCAGTAGCCTACGAGGTTTATGAAAAATATAAAAATAAAACAGGAGATAATAGGGTTACTATAATAGCGTCTACCGCAAGTCCATTTAAATTTCCTCAAAGTATAAATGAAGTATTAAATATAGGACATAATAATGCCTCAGATTTTGAATTAGTTAATTTATTTTTAGATAGATTAAATCTAAAGTTGCCTAAAGGATTAGAAGGACTAGAGCAAAAAGAAATTTGTCATAAGGTCACTTGTAAAAAGGATGAAATGGAAAAAGTAATTAAAAATTTTTTAGGGATATAG